The following coding sequences are from one Halictus rubicundus isolate RS-2024b chromosome 11, iyHalRubi1_principal, whole genome shotgun sequence window:
- the LOC143358872 gene encoding lipase 3, whose amino-acid sequence MLPLLTLFYCIAPVILGIPLSEYDYESINNVDFDDENWGPAPLKQAPSAAVRGEKYGYQGETHEVTTTDGYILQVHRIVGSKKSPKSNNKPAVLLIHGLFDCSATWVMGSPEKSLGYILADWGYDVWMGNVRGNRYSRKHKWLTTNDKKYWMFSWHEMGKYDLPAMIDYILEVTGQKKIMYIGHSQGGTAFLVMASERPEYQEKIEAAFPLAPASFMSHMTSPFMRLLAPFVDSIEDLTNMIGMYEFQPSGKFIQSVAKIACQEEAITSPLCSSVIFLIGGPSYKQLNRTLIPEVGQYDPAGAAARQLVHYGQLINSGNFAQYDYGLFGNIKAYGRIHPAKYNLANIKMPVYLYYSDKDQLVSHKDVQKLYEQLPNAQKFKVPHKQFSHLDFVWGKDVDTLLYNRVLSRMEVHRKNL is encoded by the exons ATGCTGCCACTATTAACCCTTTTTTACTGTATTGCACCAGTGATACTGGGAATTCCTTTGTCCGAGTACGACTACGAGTCGATTAATAATGTTGACTTTGACGATGAGAACTGGGGTCCTGCTCCCCTTAAACAGGCTCCATCAGCT GCCGTACGTGGAGAGAAGTATGGATATCAAGGTGAAACTCACGAAGTTACCACTACAGATGGATATATCCTACAAGTGCATAGAATCGTAGGATCCAAGAAGAGTCCCAAAAGCAACAATAAGCCTGCTGTACTGCTTATCCATGGTCTTTTCGACTGCTCAGCCACTTGGGTGATGGGATCCCCTGAGAAAAGTTTAG GATACATATTAGCGGATTGGGGTTACGACGTATGGATGGGTAATGTACGCGGCAACAGGTACTCCCGGAAACATAAATGGTTGACTACCAACGATAAAAAATATTGGATGTTCAGCTGGCACGAAATGGGGAAGTACGATCTTCCAGCAATGATCGATTACATACTGGAAGTAACTGGTCAAAAAAAAATCATGTACATTGGCCATAGTCAAGGGGGCACTGCATTTTTAGTGATGGCAAGCGAACGGCCAGAATATCAAGAGAAAATCGAAGCAGCATTCCCCTTAGCACCGGCATCTTTCATGTCTCATATGACAAGCCCTTTCATGCGACTTCTGGCCCCCTTTGTCGATAGTATTGAG GATCTCACAAATATGATAGGCATGTACGAATTCCAGCCATCGGGTAAATTTATACAAAGTGTAGCAAAAATTGCTTGCCAAGAAGAAGCAATTACAAGTCCACTGTGTAGTAGCGTAATATTCCTCATTGGCGGACCTAGTTATAAACAGCTGAATAGG ACTCTTATACCAGAAGTTGGTCAATACGATCCTGCCGGAGCAGCTGCTAGACAACTCGTACATTATGGTCAATTAATTAATTCTG GAAATTTTGCACAATACGATTATGGCTTATTCGGTAACATAAAGGCATATGGTCGCATTCATCCTGCTAAGTATAATCTTGCCAACATCAAGATGCCTGTGTACCTCTACTATAGCGACAAGGACCAATTGGTTAGCCACAAG GACGTACAAAAATTATATGAGCAGCTGCCTAATGCTCAGAAGTTCAAGGTTCCACATAAGCAGTTCAGCCATTTGGACTTTGTCTGGGGCAAGGACGTCGACACGTTGTTATACAACAGGGTTCTGAGCCGTATGGAAGTTCACAGGAAAAACCTATGA
- the LOC143358874 gene encoding transcription initiation factor TFIID subunit 10, whose translation MAEDFGRETPPMYTGNEETKTAGQPLSDFLLQLEDYTPTVPDAISEHYLHTAGFNTTDPRIVRLVSLAAQKFISEIANDALQHCKTRGANQSTKTKGKDRRYTLTMEDLTPAVAEYGIIVKKPHYFV comes from the exons ATGGCAGAAGACTTTGGAAGAGAAACCCCGCCGATGTACACAGGAAACGAAGAAACAAAAACAGCTGGTCAGCCTCTTTCTGATTTTCTTCTACAACTTGAGGATTATACTCCTACG GTACCAGACGCAATCAGTGAACATTATTTACACACGGCTGGCTTCAATACCACAGACCccagaat AGTAAGACTGGTATCCTTGGCGGCGCAAAAATTCATATCTGAAATAGCGAACGATGCTCTTCAGCATTGCAAGACCCGCGGAGCTAATCAGAGCACAAAAACAAAAGGAAAGGATCGACGTTACACTCTGACCATGGAGGATCTTACACCGGCGGTTGCAGAATATGGCATTATAGTTAAAAAACCACACTATTTCGTTTGA
- the LOC143358870 gene encoding pancreatic triacylglycerol lipase has translation MQFVSLKYYIIMLLFIIWDTEAKRTVKFLTVRNRIIPHRKGVIRADFKPKICFDLVGCFSDPPAHLTLKRAPQHPSIIQTRFLLYTRAKQDSPDSLRYGDDFKSILQSKYDVRKPLKVIIHGYKGSGSDVGAILLAKSLLNIQDVNVLVLDWTRGAATTYSAAVANTELVGRQLGLVLLDAISLGTSSEHIHVIGFSLGAHVAGCASEILKRKDHLLGRITGLDPASPFFRNHLFREKSRKLDASDAQLVDVIHTDGSEDFADGFGLLKPLGHVDFFPNGGRQQPGCNDVKNSVVVSHMNEDSLTREVACSHLRAWALFLESVRMFNETCKFSAWPCPQGRRSYVNGMCFPMESTFWSQEMGYGADRGALGIYYLTTREEEPFCGEPFRASATISEDTPRTSGMLFMKVEQYNSTFKIECPLLNRKIDRMTYYNIAATRHQSHTDNQTMIMAQVWYQSSMDEAEDGSKKTIQYSDRLLINKLTLEDRKGNRWEYCMRNTIVNSQEKSIALRHEECNVL, from the exons ATGCAGtttgtttctttaaaatacTATATTATTATGCTATTGTTTATTATATGGGACACAGAGGCCAAACGTACAG taaaatttttaACTGTGAGGAACAGAATAATACCGCACAGAAAAGGAGTAATACGTGCAGATTTCAAGCCGAAAATTTGCTTTGATTTGGTCGGCTGTTTCTCTGATCCGCCAGCTCATTTGACATTAAAGCGAGCTCCACAACATCCAAGTATAATTCAGACCAGGTTTTTGCTGTACACCCGTGCCAAACAGGATTCACCCGACAGCCTTCGATATGGCGATGATTTTAAATCTATTTTGCAATCAAAATACGATGTAAGAAAGCCTCTGAAAGTCATCATACATGGTTACAAAGGAAGTGGTAGCGATGTCGGAGCCATACTCCTTGCAAAGAGCTTACTGAACATT CAAGACGTAAATGTGCTAGTTCTGGATTGGACAAGAGGCGCGGCGACAACATATTCAGCAGCTGTGGCAAACACCGAACTAGTCGGTCGTCAACTGGGCTTGGTTCTTCTGGATGCCATCAGTCTTGGCACTTCTTCTGAGCATATTCATGTTATCGGCTTTAGTCTCGGTGCCCATGTCGCTGGCTGTGCCTCGGAGATTCTCAAAAGAAAGGATCATCTTTTGGGACGTATAACTGGTTTGGACCCGGCGTCTCCGTTCTTCAGAAATCACTTATTCCGAGAAAAATCGAGGAAACTAGACGCCAGTGATGCTCAGCTCGTCGATGTGATTCACACGGACGGATCCGAGGACTTTGCAGATGGGTTTGGTCTCTTGAAACCCCTTGGTCATGTCGACTTCTTTCCCAACGGTGGTAGGCAGCAGCCAGGCTGCAACGATGTAAAAAACTCCGTTGTCGTTAGCCACATGAATG AGGATAGCTTAACTAGGGAGGTTGCGTGTAGTCATTTGCGAGCTTGGGCTCTCTTCCTGGAAAGCGTTCGAATGTTTAATGAAACGTGCAAGTTCAGTGCTTGGCCATGTCCACAAGGAAGAAGGTCTTACGTAAACGGAATGTGTTTTCCTATGGAGTCCACATTCTGGTCTCAAGAAATGGGTTACGGAGCTGATCGTGGTGCTTTGGGGATCTATTATCTAACGACACGAGAAGAGGAACCATTTTGTG GTGAACCGTTCAGAGCGTCAGCCACAATATCCGAAGACACTCCAAGAACATCGGGAATGTTGTTCATGAAGGTCGAACAATACAATTCAACGTTCAAGATTGAATGCCC atTGTTAAACCGGAAAATTGATCGAATGACATATTACAACATCGCGGCAACAAGACATCAATCACATACTGATAATCAGACAATGATAATGGCACAGGTTTGGTATCAAAGTAGTATGGATGAAGCAGAGGATGGCTCGAAAAAAACGATTCAGTATTCAGATAGATTATTGATAAACAAACTTACGCTCGAAGACAGAAAAGGAAACAG gTGGGAGTATTGTATGCGAAACACTATAGTGAATTCGCAAGAAAAATCAATAGCCCTACGACACGAGGAATGCAACGTTTTATAA
- the Scox gene encoding synthesis of cytochrome c oxidase produces the protein MSNLINQSIALFNRCSNQVLRNKCFQHAHTYRQYYLQIRCINTFKNSYQKMDFKSLPKHSKGTFKIQSPITLRSATITSILGGAFIAYIYYLKQSKDLLLEKERRREIGKAAIGGKFELVDPNGKLVRSDDFLGKWAMIYFGFTHCPDICPDELEKLTAVVNVLEKEYDTKIQPIFISVDPDRDTPEVVGKYIREFSDKFVALTGSKEQVAEVCRAYRVYYSSGPKDKDSDYIVDHTIIMYLVDPEGLFVDYYGLTHTAEQIAQSVHLNKIKFEKLQKDSWLPSLSLNKSLQLS, from the exons ATGTCAAATTTAATTAATCAGTCGATTGCATTGTTTAACAGGTGTTCGAATCAAGTTCTTCGAAAC AAGTGCTTTCAACATGCGCACACCTACAGGCAGTATTATCTACAGATACGATGTATAAATACTTTTAAAAATTCGTATCAGAAGATGGATTTCAAATCATTACCAAAACACTCGAAAGGCACTTTTAAAATTCAAAGTCCTATTACATTGAGAAGTGCAACGATTACAAGTATACTTGGAGGAGCCTTTATagcatatatatattatttaaagcaATCGAAAGATCTTTTGCTGGAGAAAGAAAGGAGGCGCGAAATAGGAAAAGCTGCTATAGGAGGAAAATTTGAGTTGGTCGATCCTAATGGGAAATTAGTTAGATCGGATGATTTTTTAGGAAAATGGGCCATGATATATTTTGGGTTTACGCATTGTCCAGACATATGTCCGGATGAACTTGAAAAACTAACAGCTGTCGTTAATGTACTTG agaaagaatatgATACGAAAATTCAACCCATATTTATCTCTGTGGATCCTGACAGAGACACGCCGGAAGTAGTAGGCAAATACATCAGAGAGTTCTCTGATAAATTTGTTGCTCTTACTGGCTCCAAAGAACAGGTTGCTGAAGTGTGCCGAGCTTACAGAGTGTACTACAGTAGTGGACCCAAGGACAAAGATTCCGATTACATT GTTGATCATACGATTATCATGTACTTGGTAGATCCAGAAGGCCTATTCGTGGACTATTACGGTCTGACGCATACGGCGGAACAAATTGCTCAAAGCGTCCacctgaataaaataaaattcgagaaaTTGCAGAAAGATTCCTGGCTTCCGTCTTTATCGTTAAACAAGTCTTTACAGTTGTCGTAA